In Prunus dulcis unplaced genomic scaffold, ALMONDv2, whole genome shotgun sequence, one DNA window encodes the following:
- the LOC117613346 gene encoding shewanella-like protein phosphatase 2 has protein sequence MEDDRAPPAAAAPAKESSSSSTCKDVPDLLSSFVDTFVDFSVSGGLFLLPQNDQNALPHHRNPGDDPLPSPPPLQTYYPPQDRLIAIGDLHGDLEKTKESLRLAKLIDPESGKWVGGSSTLVQIGDVFDRGGDELKILYYLEKLRREAARCGGTVITMHGNHEIMNVEGDFRFATHKGLDEFRRWADWYCIGNRMKSLCKGLEEPKDPFDGVPLGFENVKKEFVDGFRARIAALRPNGPISSRFLAKNLTVLVVGDSVFVHGGLLAAHVSYGLEKINAEVRDWVHGLKDRFAPEYCHGRNAVVWLRNFSHEFAEKCDCSALEHVLSTIPGAKRMIMGHTIQEFGINGVCEERAIRIDVGMSKGCINGLPEVLEINGNSGMRILTSNPLYQKKKYGSSVESERRPGPGFLPQEHGPKQVEVKA, from the coding sequence ATGGAAGACGACCGCGCGccaccagcagcagcagcccCAGCTAAGGAGTCTTCCTCCTCAAGCACATGCAAAGACGTTCCCGATCTCCTCTCCTCCTTCGTCGATACCTTCGTCGACTTTTCCGTCAGTGGCGGCCTCTTCCTCTTGCctcaaaatgaccaaaatgcccTCCCTCACCACCGCAACCCCGGCGACGATCCTCTTCCGTCGCCCCCACCTCTGCAGACCTATTATCCCCCGCAGGACCGCTTGATTGCCATAGGCGATCTCCACGGCGACTTGGAGAAGACCAAGGAATCGCTGAGACTCGCTAAATTGATCGACCCGGAGTCGGGTAAATGGGTCGGAGGGTCGTCCACCTTGGTCCAGATCGGCGACGTGTTTGACCGTGGCGGCGACgagctcaaaatcctttatTATCTCGAGAAATTGAGACGAGAAGCTGCGAGATGCGGCGGCACGGTGATTACAATGCACGGGAACCACGAGATCATGAACGTCGAAGGAGATTTCAGGTTTGCGACTCACAAGGGTTTGGATGAGTTTAGGCGTTGGGCCGATTGGTATTGCATTGGGAACCGAATGAAATCACTTTGTAAAGGCTTGGAAGAGCCCAAAGATCCCTTTGATGGGGTCCCTCTAGGGTTTGAGAATGTCAAGAAAGAGTTTGTAGATGGGTTTAGGGCTAGAATTGCAGCATTGAGGCCAAATGGTCCCATTTCGTCCCGGTTCTTGGCCAAGAACTTGACTGTATTGGTTGTTGGAGATTCGGTTTTCGTCCATGGCGGGCTTTTGGCCGCACACGTTTCTTATGGCCTGGAGAAGATCAATGCGGAGGTGAGGGATTGGGTTCATGGATTGAAGGACAGATTTGCACCCGAGTATTGTCATGGGAGGAATGCCGTGGTTTGGTTGAGGAATTTTTCGCATGAATTTGCGGAGAAGTGTGATTGTTCAGCTCTTGAACATGTTTTATCGACAATTCCTGGCGCTAAGAGGATGATTATGGGTCATACCATTCAAGAGTTTGGGATTAATGGCGTTTGCGAAGAGAGAGCAATTCGGATTGATGTTGGTATGTCGAAGGGGTGTATTAATGGGTTGCCTGAAGTTTTGGAGATCAATGGGAATTCAGGTATGAGGATCTTGACCTCAAATCCATTGTACCAGAAGAAGAAGTATGGATCTTCTGTGGAAAGTGAGAGGAGGCCAGGGCCTGGATTTTTGCCTCAAGAGCATGGACCAAAACAAGTGGAAGTGAAGGCTTAA